The Tenacibaculum sp. MAR_2010_89 genome has a window encoding:
- a CDS encoding RagB/SusD family nutrient uptake outer membrane protein encodes MKNIFKYTLIGALFIGFASCSDEFLDEPKPTGSVTDVVVYTTESGIDAAFTGLYANIRDYRSRHDTWGAKAYYLGAEVMGTDLTVPDFNWYIFEHRWDVTENSNGRRNNWAWEIFYSTANIARTHIEGINKSALPDAKKKTYVSELKAVEAYSYFNLVRYFSGSYLLGEGKPGIPVYSASLSSGQEPTGRGTIKETYDRIIKLLEEAIPDMGSAVSKYRFNKSTAEGILARVYLEIGNWTKAAEYAAKAKAPYALMNQATYKEGFNTISNNEWMWALPFNADQQDGFARFYSFIDHTSPGYNQIYVSKDFQALFTSDTDVRKSLIKKQATTNQTKLFTTEKFRDLTDRSGDLVFMRASEMYLIEAEAKAEAGDLNGAKQVLLELVKARDAVATLSTATTKDALVNEILIERRKELYGELGVSWFDLKRRNKGISRKGDAYRWEVEFPAGNARWTFKIPQDEIDKNPKISQADQN; translated from the coding sequence ATGAAAAATATATTTAAATATACATTAATAGGAGCTTTATTCATAGGTTTTGCATCTTGTAGTGATGAGTTCCTAGATGAGCCAAAACCAACAGGATCTGTAACTGACGTTGTTGTTTATACTACTGAATCAGGAATAGATGCAGCTTTTACAGGGCTTTATGCTAATATAAGAGATTATAGATCAAGACACGATACTTGGGGAGCAAAAGCTTATTATTTAGGAGCTGAGGTTATGGGAACAGATTTAACAGTTCCAGATTTTAACTGGTACATTTTTGAACATAGATGGGATGTAACGGAAAACTCTAACGGTAGAAGAAACAACTGGGCTTGGGAGATTTTTTATTCAACGGCTAATATAGCAAGAACTCATATTGAGGGAATTAATAAATCGGCTTTGCCTGACGCTAAGAAAAAAACGTATGTAAGTGAATTAAAAGCTGTAGAAGCATATAGTTATTTTAATTTAGTAAGATATTTTTCTGGTTCTTATTTACTAGGAGAAGGAAAACCAGGTATACCTGTATATTCAGCATCATTAAGTTCTGGACAAGAACCAACAGGAAGAGGTACTATAAAAGAAACTTATGACAGAATTATTAAGTTGTTAGAAGAAGCAATTCCTGATATGGGAAGCGCTGTGTCTAAATATAGATTTAATAAATCTACTGCAGAAGGTATTTTGGCAAGAGTTTATTTAGAAATTGGAAATTGGACTAAGGCTGCTGAATATGCTGCTAAAGCAAAGGCACCATATGCTTTAATGAATCAAGCAACTTATAAAGAAGGTTTCAATACAATAAGTAATAATGAGTGGATGTGGGCTTTACCATTTAATGCTGATCAGCAAGATGGTTTTGCTAGATTTTATTCTTTTATTGACCATACAAGTCCTGGGTACAATCAAATATATGTAAGTAAAGATTTTCAAGCTTTATTTACAAGTGATACTGATGTTAGAAAATCTTTAATCAAAAAGCAAGCTACAACTAATCAAACTAAATTATTTACAACTGAGAAGTTTAGAGATTTAACTGATAGATCTGGTGATTTAGTATTCATGAGAGCTTCAGAAATGTATTTAATTGAAGCTGAAGCAAAAGCAGAAGCTGGAGATTTAAATGGAGCTAAACAAGTTTTATTAGAATTAGTGAAAGCTAGAGATGCAGTTGCTACTTTATCAACAGCTACTACTAAAGATGCATTAGTTAATGAGATTTTAATAGAAAGAAGAAAAGAATTATATGGAGAACTTGGTGTTTCTTGGTTTGACTTAAAAAGAAGAAACAAAGGGATTTCTAGAAAAGGAGATGCTTACAGATGGGAAGTTGAATTTCCAGCAGGAAATGCAAGATGGACTTTTAAGATTCCTCAAGATGAGATTGATAAAAATCCAAAAATATCACAAGCTGATCAAAACTAA